The nucleotide sequence CGCCGCCAACGCCACCGGGACGATTGCCGATGCCCCCGGGACGATTCGGCAACCCACCGCCGATTCCCCCAGGACGATTGCCGATCCCACCGCCGATTCCGCCCGGCCGGTTCGGCAAGTTACCACCACCGATTCCGCCCGGCCGGTTCGGCAAGTTACCACCACCGATTCCACCCGGCCGATTCGGCATGTTACCGCCAATCCCCCCGGGTCGATTCGGCAAGCCGCCGCCGATCCCGCCCGGTCGATTCGGCAAGCCGCCGCCTCCGGGACGATTCGGCAGTCCGCCGATCCCGCCGGGCCGGTTCTGCCCCCCCCCGCCGCCCGGACGGTTGGCAACCCCGCCTCCCCCCGGTCGATTGGGCATTCCACCGCCGATCCCGCCGGGGCGAGTCGTAGGCATTGAGGGTCGGCTCATACCACCGCCCACGTTAGGCCGCGTCTGAGGTCTGGCCGGTCGGTTCACGGGCATGGAAGGCCGGGTCATTCCACCGGGACGAGCCATGCCGCCGCTGGGACGGGCCATGCCGCCGCCTGGTCGGGCCATGCCGCCCCGCGCGCCTCCGCCGCCGCCCCGCATACCTCCACCTCGCCCCCCGCGCTGGGCGAAGGCGACGTCGCCAGCAACGGCGAACACGACGCCGAGACACGCGACTGAAGACAGGAGACGACGCCTGAACATGGCCGATCCTCGCTCTGCACGGGGGGATGCGCCGCGGTCCGTGCGGGCTTGGGCTCGGGACGTCCTCGCGCGACCCTGGTCGTTCAGGGTCGCGCTCCCTTGGGTCATCGTCGAGAAGCGGTTGATCGCGAGAGCATTCGACCTCACTTCGCCTGCGGCGCGCCGCCGGTCGCCGGCGCGGGGGCCTTGCGAACCATCACCACGTCGAGGATGTCCTCGGAGACGACGCCGCCCAGAATCCGGTCGACCGAGTCGGTTTTGACCGAGTCCTTGTTGAGGATGGTGTGAACCAGCGTCGCCGAGTTGGGAAGGCCGTCGCGCATCATGCCCTGCGACTTGACGACCCACTGGTTTTCGGCCGTTTGCGTCCAGACGCCCTCGCCACGGCCTCCCTCAGAGTCGAACAACCAGGATTTGATCTGTCCCGTCTGAGGATCCCAACCGATGAACATGGTTCCGGAGGACCTGGGCTGCCCTTGAAATTCGGTTGCGTAGGTCCGAATGAGAAAGCTGTTGTTGTCGGCCCATTTAACCTGCGCGGTGACCTTGGCCTGGTCGCCCTCGTTGACCCAGTCGCCGACCATCCATTCCAGTGGCTTCAGCCGTTCATAAGGAACAACATCCTCCGGAGGCATGGGGTACTCGCGGATTTCAGCGATGCTCCATGCGCCAGCCTTCTGAACGGCCAGGGTGCTGAAACGGACGAACTCAGCGGCGTCGCCGCCGGGAACCGAGATGCGCGAACGTCCTTCGAGACGGGCGACGTCGGGGGTGAGGAAACGGATCGCCTCCACGTGCGACTCCAGTTTCAAGCCGCCGCCATCGGCGAACGAGTCGGCGTACATCTGAGAGATCTCGGCCTTCCCCTTGATCTCGTAGCCGTCCGGATCGACGATCACCGCGTCGTCGGTGTAGAGAGCGGACAGAGCCTGCGCATCGCCCCCTTCGTAGGCCTTGACGAATGCGGAGACCCGGGCCATCAGGGCTTGTTCGGCCGGCGTCGTCGGCTTGAAGTCGGCCGCGGGCGTGGCGGGCGGAGTTGCAGGAACGGCCGGTTGAGCCGCGACGGCCGGCGCCTGGGCGGGCGCGGCGGCGGGGGTCTGCCAGCGCGCAACGGAGACCGTAGCCAAACCGACGGCCGCGACCGCGGTCGCCAGAATCTTCACGAACAGGACACGCATGGGAGGGGCCTCGATGCGGACGTGGACGCGATCGCGTCGATTGGAAAATCCCGGTGCGGTGCGACGATCGCCGGTCACTTCAGTAATAGTAGCGCCGACGGTCGAGGTCCAGTGGCAAGGTGCAAGAGCCTCGAAGAAAGCAAAGCAACCCGACCCGGCCCTCGGGTGCGCGAGGGCCGGATCGGGTGGATCCGGAACCAGGATTCGGTCGACTTCTTGGCTTACCTGAGGGTGGGCTTCCTGAGCGCCGAGATGCTCATCACCTGAGGAATCGCGGCCGCCGTGGGGATCTGGCTGATGGGCAGCATCCCTCTCACGGTGTGATACGTGGCGTCCGACGACTGGATCTGCATGCCGAGATTCCGCAGCGACGTGATCATGGCGTTGAAATCGCCGTTGGCGGTGCCGGTGATCGACACGCCGACGTTGGAGCCGACGATGTTGAGAGTCGGCGAAGCGATCTTGGTGGCGTCGACGCCATTGATATAAAGGGCGGCGAGGTCGCCCGAGACGTTCGCGGGGACGGTCGTCGCCGAGGTGCTGGCTGAAGTCGTCACGGTGGTCTTCGCCTGGGTTGGAGTCGTGGTCGTCTTCGACGCGACCGACATCGACGAGGCACTCTCTAGACTAACGTTAGAAACCGTTGGCGTGGAGACTGTCCCTGAGAGGTTGCTACTCGAGGCCGTCCCCGTCGTGGTGATTGCAGAACGCGTCTGGGCGGAGTTGACGCTGCCCGCCCGCAGGTAGTTGGTGCTGAAATAGTAAATCCGGGTGATGACCGGCGTCGTGGTTGTTGGAGTCGTGGTCGTGGGCGTGGTTGGAGAGCTGGGAGTAACCGTCGAACCGTTGCTGGAGCCGATGGAACCCGCACGCAGGTAAGTGCCGTTGAAGTACCGGCTCGGAGTCGATGGAGTGGTGACGACCGGCGTGGTGCTCCCCGAGACAGTCCCGTCGAGCGTCCCGGTCCCGGTGACCGTGGTGGTGGGCAGGCCGGCTCGGAGGCCGGCCAGCCATGCGAGCGAGGTCGAGCCGGTTGCGGGGGTCCAGCGCTCCTCAAGCGATTCCAGGGTGAGCTTGCGACGGACGAAGAGGCTCCGGGTGCGGTTCATCGGTCTGGCTCCGTGTATATGTCATCGCGACGCTGAACGTCACGTGAATGTTCGTCTTTGTCGGCGTGACTCCGCAAGATCGTCGAAGACTAGCAACGGTCCATTTTGCGGATTACGCTTGACTTTCGCCGGAACCTAACAAGCGAAACGTGCGCCAAACATACGAATCTTGATGCGATCTCCGTCGTATCCCACCGGAGTGCGTTAATTCGGGTGCTCGGCGCAGGATGCGA is from Paludisphaera rhizosphaerae and encodes:
- a CDS encoding YybH family protein, whose translation is MRVLFVKILATAVAAVGLATVSVARWQTPAAAPAQAPAVAAQPAVPATPPATPAADFKPTTPAEQALMARVSAFVKAYEGGDAQALSALYTDDAVIVDPDGYEIKGKAEISQMYADSFADGGGLKLESHVEAIRFLTPDVARLEGRSRISVPGGDAAEFVRFSTLAVQKAGAWSIAEIREYPMPPEDVVPYERLKPLEWMVGDWVNEGDQAKVTAQVKWADNNSFLIRTYATEFQGQPRSSGTMFIGWDPQTGQIKSWLFDSEGGRGEGVWTQTAENQWVVKSQGMMRDGLPNSATLVHTILNKDSVKTDSVDRILGGVVSEDILDVVMVRKAPAPATGGAPQAK